In the genome of Hyphobacterium sp. CCMP332, one region contains:
- the feoB gene encoding ferrous iron transport protein B: MPSEAISRIALLGNPNAGKTSLFNSLTGLNQKTGNFPGVTVEKKVGHFVLESHGKVELIDLPGTYSIFPKSFDEEIVFEFLTTNDESKRPDALVLVADVTNLRRNLFLFTQAYDLNIPVVLALSMVDIAEKDRSNIDLALLESRLGVPVVAINARKGLGIKELKEKLSSIDYSSRKTLLDVSKITDIPIDEIKKAGNTDNPYLALTRLTYSGTNVLLNSSHSDLAISLRSKIDSEELKTNEIVERYKSIDALLQDVVVNRDGIKRLSLSSKLDKILIHRVWGIVIFAILLLGVFQAVFTLAQYPMDWIDESFAWLISYSQNALPQGAFFDLLTEGLLAGIGGVVIFIPQIAILFACLSLLEESGYMARVVYMMDNVMQRFGLNGRSVVPLVSGAACAIPAIMSARGIANWKERIITIFVTPLISCSARIPVYTILIALVIPEERVLGIFNLQGLTLFSLYLLGFLAAIGSAYAMKFIIKTREKSFFIMEFPRYKIPQMKNVVFTIYIKTRAFVFEAGKIIIAIATVLWVLASYGPGEQMKDAAENVRMEYSHLEEAQLQKKVSAVMIENSYAGHLGKFIEPAIEPLGFNWKIGIALLTSFAAREVFVGTMATIYSIENDDGDNLPLKRRMAQELNPDTGEKFYNPAVGLSLMVFYAFAMQCMSTLAIVYRETNSWKWPMLQLVYMTALAYVSSLLVYNLFS; encoded by the coding sequence ATGCCATCAGAAGCTATATCCAGAATAGCGCTTCTGGGAAATCCAAATGCGGGAAAAACTTCTCTTTTTAACAGCCTTACCGGTTTAAATCAAAAAACAGGAAATTTTCCGGGTGTTACCGTTGAGAAAAAAGTAGGACATTTTGTTTTAGAGAGCCATGGAAAAGTGGAACTTATCGACCTTCCCGGTACCTATTCCATATTCCCGAAATCATTTGATGAGGAAATTGTATTTGAGTTTTTAACTACAAACGATGAATCCAAACGCCCCGATGCTCTGGTATTAGTCGCCGACGTCACCAATCTCAGACGAAATTTATTTCTTTTTACCCAGGCTTACGATTTAAATATTCCGGTTGTACTCGCCTTGAGTATGGTTGATATTGCTGAAAAAGACCGTTCCAATATTGATTTGGCACTTTTGGAATCTCGACTTGGCGTTCCGGTAGTTGCCATCAATGCAAGAAAGGGACTTGGAATCAAGGAATTAAAGGAAAAGTTATCTTCTATAGATTATTCTTCCAGAAAAACATTGCTGGATGTTTCTAAAATCACAGATATCCCCATTGATGAAATAAAAAAAGCAGGCAACACGGATAATCCTTATTTGGCACTGACCAGATTAACTTATTCAGGGACAAATGTCCTCTTGAATTCGAGTCACAGCGATTTGGCTATATCACTCCGTTCTAAAATTGATTCTGAAGAGCTAAAAACCAATGAAATTGTTGAACGCTATAAATCCATCGATGCACTGCTTCAGGATGTAGTTGTAAATAGGGATGGTATTAAAAGACTAAGTCTTAGCTCAAAACTCGATAAAATACTCATTCATAGAGTATGGGGGATCGTAATATTTGCAATTTTGCTTTTAGGCGTATTCCAGGCCGTGTTTACCTTGGCGCAATATCCTATGGACTGGATCGATGAGAGTTTTGCCTGGCTGATTTCCTATTCGCAAAATGCATTGCCACAGGGGGCATTTTTTGATTTGCTTACCGAAGGCCTGTTGGCAGGTATAGGAGGGGTGGTGATCTTTATTCCTCAAATAGCCATTCTCTTTGCTTGTCTATCACTACTCGAAGAAAGCGGTTATATGGCAAGAGTGGTTTATATGATGGATAATGTCATGCAAAGATTTGGCCTCAACGGTAGAAGTGTGGTCCCCTTGGTTTCAGGTGCTGCATGTGCCATACCGGCAATTATGTCGGCCCGTGGTATCGCCAATTGGAAAGAAAGAATAATTACAATTTTTGTAACGCCTTTAATTTCCTGCTCAGCGAGAATTCCGGTGTATACCATTTTGATAGCCCTGGTTATTCCTGAAGAAAGAGTATTGGGAATATTTAATCTTCAAGGGCTAACTCTTTTCAGCCTCTATCTTCTTGGCTTTCTAGCTGCCATTGGCTCTGCTTATGCAATGAAGTTTATAATAAAAACCAGGGAGAAGAGCTTTTTTATCATGGAATTTCCCCGTTATAAAATTCCACAAATGAAGAATGTTGTTTTCACCATTTATATTAAAACACGGGCATTTGTTTTCGAAGCGGGTAAAATTATTATTGCTATTGCCACTGTATTATGGGTCTTGGCCTCTTACGGCCCGGGCGAGCAAATGAAAGATGCTGCTGAAAACGTTCGTATGGAATATAGTCATTTGGAGGAAGCACAACTTCAGAAGAAAGTATCTGCGGTAATGATTGAAAACTCCTATGCCGGGCATTTGGGTAAATTTATAGAACCAGCTATCGAACCACTGGGTTTTAACTGGAAAATAGGCATAGCGCTGCTTACTTCATTTGCCGCAAGGGAAGTATTCGTTGGAACCATGGCGACCATTTACAGCATAGAAAATGACGATGGAGATAATTTACCATTAAAACGGAGAATGGCGCAGGAACTCAATCCCGATACCGGAGAAAAATTCTATAACCCTGCGGTGGGATTGTCACTTATGGTATTTTATGCTTTTGCCATGCAGTGCATGAGCACATTGGCTATCGTATACAGAGAAACCAATTCATGGAAATGGCCAATGCTTCAATTGGTTTATATGACCGCTCTGGCCTATGTTTCCAGCCTTCTGGTATATAATTTGTTTAGCTAA
- a CDS encoding ferrous iron transport protein A yields the protein MKSLAQLSINEQGVIQSIAKSEFSNKLMEMGILPGSEVKMCSKAPFGGPVCVEVCGYCLSLRKKEAGLIIISE from the coding sequence TTGAAATCTCTGGCACAATTATCCATCAATGAACAAGGCGTAATTCAGTCGATCGCAAAATCGGAATTCTCAAATAAATTGATGGAAATGGGTATTTTGCCCGGTTCGGAGGTAAAAATGTGTTCTAAAGCTCCCTTTGGAGGCCCAGTCTGTGTTGAAGTGTGTGGATATTGCCTTTCCTTGCGTAAAAAAGAGGCGGGCTTGATAATTATTTCCGAATAA
- a CDS encoding bifunctional UDP-N-acetylmuramoyl-tripeptide:D-alanyl-D-alanine ligase/alanine racemase — translation MLFSELEQIVNFKESNINSDVEIKQLVTDTRSSDFYSNALFFALKTSKRDGHQYLKDAYNKGIRNFVIEDSKAVNFADDINFLTVDNCLNTLHEIAKAKRSKFIIPVIGITGSNGKTIIKEWLSQILAKKFVIVKSPKSYNSQIGVPLSVWQIEKRHNLGIFEAGISQKGEMLKLNAIIRPNIGILSNIGSAHDGGFSDRNEKLKEKLLLFKNCEKLILREDEYALVKSLKNELGIKELISWGKSEENKYPVSFNKNTLNTTVLINGFAYAIPFSDTASLENILHVIICSLEMGMEPKEIQEGISLLSNVSMRLEVKEAENDCILIDDTYNHDEGGLKVALEYLASQYKNFNKSLIISDLKQTSLSDEAQIEFIKSSLSKIKLNHKILIGDLFSNNSKSFSQDFLIYKSVGDFLKNIPNFNKEVLLIKGARQMQFERIVKQLEKQLHGTRLEINLSNITHNLDYFRTQLKANTKMMVMVKAFAYGAGSREIANLLQFSQVDYLGVAYANEGVDLRKQGLNLPIFVMNPASESLALCFEYNLEPEIFSFKSLEVYSKEAALHDKKTPVHINIDTGMNRLGFDLTDISRLSKIINSEKIQVASIFSHLSSSDDLKEKEFTLSQIQKFNKAYDEFCKETSSRPIKHILNSAGIVNFPEHQYDMVRLGVGLYGVNNAKLASNPLLPIGRLISEISQIKTIAPNESIGYSRKGNLPNGGKIATIPMGYADGFSRIFSNGKGRVYVNGKLAPVIGNVCMDMFMIDISNVEAEEGDEVVIFGEKPTVTDLAEWSDTIPYEILTNISERVKRVYIND, via the coding sequence TTGTTATTCTCAGAGCTTGAGCAAATTGTAAATTTTAAAGAATCAAATATCAATTCTGATGTTGAAATCAAGCAATTGGTAACCGATACCCGCAGTTCAGATTTTTACAGCAATGCTTTGTTTTTTGCATTAAAAACCTCTAAACGCGATGGTCATCAATACTTAAAAGATGCTTATAATAAAGGAATCAGGAATTTTGTAATTGAGGATTCTAAAGCTGTAAATTTTGCCGATGATATAAATTTTTTAACCGTTGATAATTGTCTGAATACGCTTCATGAAATTGCAAAGGCGAAAAGATCAAAATTCATCATTCCGGTCATAGGCATAACCGGTAGCAATGGTAAAACCATTATTAAAGAATGGCTGAGTCAAATTCTAGCCAAAAAGTTTGTCATCGTAAAATCTCCTAAAAGTTATAATTCCCAAATTGGAGTGCCTTTATCTGTTTGGCAAATTGAGAAAAGGCATAATCTCGGAATATTTGAAGCCGGAATTTCTCAAAAAGGAGAAATGTTGAAATTGAATGCCATTATACGTCCAAATATTGGTATTCTCAGCAATATAGGATCTGCCCATGATGGTGGTTTTTCAGACAGAAATGAGAAACTGAAGGAAAAACTGCTATTATTTAAAAATTGTGAAAAATTAATTCTAAGAGAAGATGAATATGCTCTTGTAAAAAGTCTGAAAAATGAACTCGGAATTAAAGAACTGATATCCTGGGGGAAAAGTGAAGAAAATAAATACCCGGTATCTTTTAATAAGAACACCCTCAATACAACTGTTCTGATTAATGGATTTGCTTACGCAATTCCGTTTTCAGACACGGCCAGCCTTGAAAATATTTTACATGTTATTATTTGTTCTCTGGAAATGGGAATGGAACCAAAAGAAATACAAGAAGGCATAAGCTTATTATCAAATGTTTCGATGCGACTTGAAGTAAAAGAAGCTGAAAATGATTGTATTCTTATCGACGATACTTACAATCACGATGAAGGTGGATTAAAAGTGGCTTTGGAATATTTGGCGAGCCAATATAAAAACTTTAATAAGTCTTTAATTATCAGTGATTTAAAACAGACTTCGCTTAGCGATGAAGCGCAAATAGAATTTATTAAGTCCTCTCTCTCTAAAATTAAACTGAATCATAAAATTCTAATCGGTGATTTATTTTCCAATAATTCAAAATCATTTAGCCAAGATTTTTTGATTTATAAATCGGTGGGTGATTTCCTGAAAAACATTCCGAATTTCAATAAGGAGGTACTTCTAATAAAGGGAGCAAGACAAATGCAATTTGAACGAATTGTAAAACAACTTGAAAAACAGCTGCATGGGACCAGATTGGAAATTAATCTTTCAAATATTACGCATAACCTCGATTATTTCCGAACTCAGTTGAAAGCCAATACAAAAATGATGGTCATGGTCAAGGCTTTTGCCTATGGTGCAGGTAGCCGTGAGATTGCCAATTTGCTCCAGTTTTCGCAAGTGGATTATTTGGGAGTTGCTTATGCTAATGAGGGTGTCGACTTGAGAAAACAAGGCCTCAATCTCCCGATTTTTGTAATGAACCCTGCGAGCGAAAGTCTTGCGCTTTGCTTCGAATACAATTTGGAACCAGAGATTTTCAGTTTCAAATCCCTTGAAGTTTATTCTAAAGAAGCGGCTTTGCACGATAAAAAAACGCCTGTACATATCAATATCGATACAGGCATGAATCGCTTGGGTTTTGACTTAACAGATATATCAAGGCTATCCAAAATAATTAATAGTGAAAAAATTCAGGTGGCCAGTATATTCAGTCATCTCTCAAGTTCTGATGATTTGAAGGAAAAGGAATTTACATTGAGTCAGATTCAAAAATTTAATAAAGCTTATGATGAATTCTGCAAGGAAACCTCTTCCAGGCCAATTAAACACATTTTAAATTCAGCCGGTATTGTAAATTTCCCGGAACATCAATACGATATGGTTCGCTTGGGTGTTGGGCTCTATGGAGTCAATAATGCCAAATTAGCCTCCAATCCATTATTGCCTATCGGCCGGCTTATTTCTGAAATATCCCAGATTAAAACTATTGCCCCAAATGAAAGTATTGGATATAGCAGGAAAGGAAATTTGCCAAATGGAGGTAAAATTGCAACCATACCAATGGGCTATGCAGATGGATTTTCAAGAATTTTTAGCAATGGAAAAGGCAGGGTTTATGTCAATGGAAAATTGGCGCCGGTTATCGGGAATGTCTGTATGGATATGTTTATGATCGATATCAGCAATGTTGAAGCGGAGGAGGGCGATGAAGTTGTAATTTTCGGAGAGAAGCCAACTGTTACAGATTTGGCAGAATGGTCTGACACTATTCCTTATGAAATTCTAACCAACATTAGTGAAAGAGTTAAAAGGGTTTACATTAATGATTAA
- a CDS encoding acyloxyacyl hydrolase, which translates to MLRYTLLVCLILIAYQSGAQKLKKENFYVGIEAGTGAIFKHSEQIAHISNANPLSFDFHLRYVLPGNKIWQEKMGLPSAGLVLTYTDMDNPQVLGNSYHLTSYLTFPIRDGNKLDFEFRLGVGATYATRKFDLQMNRKNNLYSTDFSGMAYLRFAFNYQLTEQLFLSNSFGLSHYSNGSYKLPNLGVNILTFNIGTYYRLSKKPLVYENAIEDPVPDKKYLMNIVTGYGWKASFPISDDRFSIYTLMVQAEKKTKGVGSWLAGIDFNKNESLEKEQNYLFPDKEFQNDYRIAVLGGYSLNVGRLSALGQLGIYLYSPVDPPRPYYQKIGLRFRFIDQFHLGLNLKAHAGVADFVEYVITYKI; encoded by the coding sequence ATGCTGAGATATACTTTACTTGTTTGTCTTATCCTGATTGCCTATCAGTCGGGTGCTCAAAAATTAAAGAAAGAAAATTTCTATGTTGGAATAGAAGCCGGGACCGGTGCTATTTTTAAACATTCAGAACAAATAGCCCATATTAGCAATGCCAATCCTCTTTCTTTTGATTTTCATTTAAGGTACGTATTGCCGGGTAATAAAATATGGCAAGAAAAAATGGGTTTGCCTTCCGCAGGCCTTGTTCTTACTTATACTGACATGGACAATCCACAGGTTTTAGGGAATTCCTATCATCTAACCAGTTATTTGACTTTTCCTATCAGGGATGGAAACAAACTTGATTTTGAATTTCGATTGGGTGTTGGGGCAACCTATGCCACCAGAAAATTTGACTTGCAAATGAATCGGAAAAACAACTTATACAGTACCGATTTTAGTGGTATGGCGTATTTAAGATTTGCTTTTAATTATCAGTTAACTGAGCAGTTATTTCTGAGCAATTCATTTGGATTATCGCATTATTCCAACGGATCTTACAAATTGCCAAATCTAGGAGTCAATATACTGACTTTTAATATTGGCACTTATTACAGACTTTCTAAAAAACCATTAGTATATGAAAATGCTATTGAAGACCCTGTGCCTGATAAGAAATATTTAATGAATATTGTGACCGGGTATGGATGGAAAGCCTCTTTCCCAATTTCTGATGATCGTTTTTCCATATATACGTTAATGGTTCAGGCCGAAAAAAAAACCAAGGGTGTTGGCTCCTGGTTGGCCGGAATAGATTTCAATAAAAATGAATCATTAGAGAAAGAGCAAAATTATTTGTTCCCGGATAAAGAATTTCAAAATGATTATCGTATTGCTGTTCTTGGTGGCTACTCTTTAAATGTAGGTCGTCTATCGGCGCTGGGTCAATTGGGTATATATTTGTATTCCCCTGTGGATCCACCCAGACCGTATTATCAAAAAATTGGATTGAGATTTAGATTTATAGATCAATTTCACTTGGGCTTGAATTTAAAGGCGCATGCAGGAGTAGCAGATTTTGTTGAATATGTCATTACCTATAAAATATAA
- a CDS encoding DUF2807 domain-containing protein produces MSLPIKYNLVFLFFLIVGCNSPDSWDCFQVAGKEKMELRHFDNFSKILIYDKLDVEIIQSDHYTVEIRAGENLISGITTKLSGNRIEIENKNTCELLRNSDKIPLVRIYFDSIENLQVFSSGTVRSIDTIRLEKINLSKRSNGDLFLILESNNVFIYSNELGDAIINGKINNVSIEQVGIGLVDFSQCDIKKAYVINQGPGTSKVSANREIGGIISGNGVLEVYGDPNIRDVNLIDDGKIIYIDP; encoded by the coding sequence ATGTCATTACCTATAAAATATAATTTAGTATTTCTTTTCTTTTTGATAGTAGGGTGTAACAGTCCTGATAGTTGGGATTGCTTTCAGGTTGCTGGCAAAGAGAAAATGGAGTTGCGACATTTTGACAATTTTTCAAAAATTCTGATTTATGACAAACTCGATGTAGAAATTATCCAATCCGACCACTATACTGTAGAAATCCGCGCAGGAGAAAATCTCATCTCTGGTATTACAACTAAACTTTCGGGTAACAGAATAGAAATTGAGAATAAAAATACATGTGAATTACTAAGAAACAGTGATAAAATACCATTGGTACGTATCTATTTTGACAGCATTGAAAATCTTCAGGTATTTAGTTCCGGGACTGTTCGCTCCATTGATACCATTCGATTGGAGAAAATAAATCTCTCCAAACGTTCAAACGGAGATCTCTTTCTGATACTTGAGTCAAACAATGTTTTCATTTATTCAAATGAGTTAGGGGATGCTATTATTAATGGAAAAATAAACAATGTCAGTATTGAACAAGTAGGCATAGGTTTAGTTGATTTTAGCCAATGTGATATCAAAAAAGCTTATGTTATCAACCAGGGCCCGGGTACATCGAAAGTCAGTGCAAATAGGGAGATTGGAGGAATTATTTCCGGCAACGGTGTATTAGAAGTTTATGGAGATCCAAATATCAGGGATGTCAATCTAATTGATGATGGAAAGATAATTTATATTGATCCTTAG
- a CDS encoding DUF2480 family protein, producing the protein MEREIVNRVANSKLITINPEDFVPEGERMIIDLKEILHQGMILREADFRSWAKENDWDKYKNAFVAITCSVDAIIPQWAYMVIASKLSGIAKSICKGNIEDLEKELFRNELSKLNPQEFLNKPVVIKGCSDSQIPDESYVWITEKIKPYVKSIMYGEPCSTVPVYKAPKKN; encoded by the coding sequence ATGGAGAGAGAAATAGTAAATAGGGTCGCAAATAGCAAATTGATCACTATCAATCCGGAAGACTTTGTTCCTGAAGGTGAACGAATGATAATTGATCTAAAGGAAATTCTTCATCAGGGTATGATTTTAAGAGAAGCTGATTTCAGGTCCTGGGCAAAAGAGAATGATTGGGATAAATACAAAAATGCATTTGTTGCAATTACTTGTTCGGTAGACGCCATAATTCCTCAATGGGCATACATGGTCATTGCAAGTAAACTTTCCGGAATTGCAAAAAGTATTTGCAAAGGAAATATTGAGGACCTTGAGAAAGAATTATTCCGCAATGAGCTTTCAAAGCTTAACCCTCAAGAGTTTTTAAACAAGCCTGTAGTTATCAAGGGCTGTTCAGACAGTCAAATTCCTGATGAATCCTATGTGTGGATTACAGAAAAAATCAAACCCTATGTCAAGAGTATTATGTACGGTGAACCTTGCAGTACAGTACCGGTTTATAAGGCGCCTAAAAAAAATTAA
- the tsaB gene encoding tRNA (adenosine(37)-N6)-threonylcarbamoyltransferase complex dimerization subunit type 1 TsaB: MEIGLCIETSDEICSVALNDSTGQIHTLESNEPKSHARVITKLITQILNKAGLEISKIDFVAVSSGPGSYTGLRIGISTAKGICYTLNKPLIAIDVFEIIKKTAIQQDLINDKIPFAMIDARRMEVYAQKWRKDLTKEGFAFPLILDETFLLNEKIDKLIFIGSGAKKVNLIKDNLDIEFFDIRPHAKYMLEMAIQKFKNGETEDVAYFEPFYLKEFYITKPKNVLKTGNGERNSK, encoded by the coding sequence ATGGAAATTGGTCTATGTATAGAAACCTCCGATGAGATATGCTCGGTGGCATTAAATGACAGTACCGGTCAAATTCATACTCTGGAATCCAATGAGCCAAAATCGCATGCCAGGGTTATCACAAAATTAATTACGCAAATTTTAAATAAAGCAGGACTCGAGATCAGCAAAATTGATTTTGTAGCAGTGTCTTCAGGTCCGGGCTCCTATACCGGTTTAAGGATTGGAATTTCCACGGCAAAAGGGATTTGCTATACGTTGAATAAACCATTAATAGCCATCGATGTATTTGAAATAATTAAAAAGACAGCTATCCAACAAGATCTGATAAATGACAAAATTCCCTTTGCAATGATTGACGCCCGCCGAATGGAAGTTTACGCTCAGAAATGGCGGAAAGATTTAACAAAAGAGGGATTCGCATTTCCATTGATTCTGGATGAGACTTTTTTGTTAAATGAGAAAATTGATAAACTAATCTTTATTGGAAGCGGTGCAAAAAAAGTTAATTTGATTAAAGACAATTTAGATATTGAATTTTTTGATATCAGGCCGCATGCAAAATATATGCTTGAAATGGCTATTCAGAAATTTAAAAATGGAGAGACAGAAGACGTCGCCTATTTTGAACCTTTTTATCTTAAAGAGTTTTACATAACAAAACCAAAAAATGTCTTAAAAACGGGGAATGGAGAGAGAAATAGTAAATAG
- a CDS encoding sulfite exporter TauE/SafE family protein: MDVLFLFLAGILGGFFAGLLGIGGGIIYIAILPYALRNFGLSNEILVGAVIANSILATFFAALLSLYRQHVHKNLYIRESLSIGIPGAVILILAFSIVVEQGMYRFVYFNIFIIAILLFMLARHFFKLRKEKLQERKPNQLLYSSIGASGGLLSAFSGLGGGAIVVPLLVSIIRMDIKKATSISMGFILCASFALSIYNLAFSKLNIENSFGGVIILPVIGPLILGVVISAPFGVIASKKVSSATLTVLFILFVLMVMITRILDLI, encoded by the coding sequence ATGGATGTTCTTTTCCTATTCCTGGCCGGAATTCTAGGTGGGTTTTTTGCGGGTTTATTAGGAATCGGTGGCGGGATCATCTACATAGCTATTTTACCTTATGCACTGAGAAATTTTGGCTTATCAAATGAAATTCTGGTTGGTGCTGTCATCGCCAATTCCATTTTAGCAACATTTTTTGCAGCATTACTTTCATTATACCGTCAGCATGTTCATAAAAATCTTTATATAAGAGAATCACTATCTATTGGCATTCCCGGCGCAGTGATTTTAATTCTGGCCTTTTCTATAGTCGTAGAGCAAGGCATGTATAGGTTTGTGTATTTTAACATATTTATAATTGCGATTTTATTATTTATGTTGGCCAGACATTTTTTTAAGTTGAGAAAAGAAAAATTGCAGGAGAGAAAGCCAAATCAATTATTATATAGTTCCATCGGTGCTTCAGGAGGATTGCTTTCAGCTTTTTCAGGATTGGGTGGAGGCGCAATTGTTGTTCCCTTGTTAGTATCAATAATTAGAATGGATATAAAAAAAGCAACCTCCATTTCAATGGGATTTATTCTTTGTGCATCTTTTGCTTTGAGTATATATAATTTGGCATTCTCGAAACTTAACATTGAAAACAGTTTCGGTGGTGTAATTATTTTGCCGGTCATCGGTCCCTTGATTTTAGGTGTGGTTATTTCAGCACCTTTTGGCGTGATTGCCTCAAAGAAAGTCAGCTCTGCGACACTAACGGTTTTATTTATCCTGTTTGTATTAATGGTAATGATTACCAGAATTTTGGATTTAATCTAA
- a CDS encoding S41 family peptidase produces the protein MQRTKKYILIGLLSLTTFSFYSFVDQYGDKYFEIAKNLDIMATVFREVNTYYVDDIDPGQLMRVGIEAMLASLDPYTNYISEDQIEDFRTMTTGQYGGIGAVIGKRNDDIVVIIPYEGDPADEAGLKAGDKILKIDDVDLSDKNTGDVSKLLKGQANTSVNLTIMRYGKEKPMLINVKRKKIKIENIPYYGMLSEEVGYIRLTDFSIGAYSDVRMAFEELQKEGMKKLIFDLRDNPGGSLTEAVKICSIFLPTGSKVVETKGKYEKNNSVYNTLIPPLDTAEIPLTVLTSESSASASEIVAGVIQDYDRGVVVGNRTFGKGLVQMTRPLVYNSQLKVTTSRYYIPSGRCIQAIDYSKKDNNGNGEKVPDSLRAKFETANGRVVYDGKGIKPDFTVEIDDPAPISISLISKNLIFDYATKYYYSHPEIAPPDEFELSDEEYSEFTEWLSDKDYGYTTQVEKTIEELVDESKKEKYFEHIQTEIESLKTTVENSKSSDLTLFKEEVKELLEQEIVSRYYYQKGMVQASFDWDKDVLKALELFSQMPLYASTLEARK, from the coding sequence ATGCAAAGAACTAAGAAATACATCTTAATTGGACTTTTATCACTGACGACATTCTCCTTTTATTCCTTTGTCGATCAGTACGGCGACAAATATTTTGAGATAGCCAAAAACCTCGACATCATGGCCACCGTGTTTAGAGAGGTTAATACATATTATGTAGATGATATTGATCCGGGTCAGTTAATGCGGGTTGGAATTGAAGCCATGCTCGCCAGCCTTGACCCCTACACCAATTATATTTCCGAAGATCAGATTGAAGATTTCAGAACCATGACTACCGGACAATATGGAGGAATAGGTGCCGTGATTGGTAAAAGAAATGATGATATAGTTGTGATCATTCCGTATGAAGGCGATCCGGCCGATGAGGCAGGCTTGAAAGCAGGCGATAAAATTCTGAAAATTGACGACGTCGATCTTTCGGATAAAAATACCGGCGATGTCAGCAAATTGTTAAAAGGACAAGCCAATACCTCGGTAAATCTGACAATTATGAGATATGGCAAGGAAAAACCAATGCTTATAAATGTTAAACGCAAAAAAATTAAAATTGAAAATATCCCGTATTACGGCATGCTTAGCGAAGAGGTCGGATATATACGATTGACTGATTTTTCAATTGGGGCTTATTCAGACGTGAGAATGGCATTTGAGGAATTGCAAAAAGAAGGAATGAAGAAATTGATCTTTGACCTTCGCGATAATCCCGGTGGATCCTTAACTGAAGCAGTTAAGATCTGTTCTATATTTTTGCCAACCGGTTCAAAAGTGGTAGAGACAAAAGGTAAATACGAAAAAAACAACAGCGTATATAATACATTAATACCACCGTTGGATACCGCGGAGATTCCATTGACAGTACTTACGAGCGAGTCTTCTGCTTCTGCCTCTGAAATTGTGGCAGGCGTTATTCAGGATTATGACAGGGGGGTAGTTGTTGGCAACAGGACATTTGGAAAAGGATTGGTACAAATGACGCGACCATTGGTTTATAATTCTCAATTAAAAGTAACCACTTCAAGGTATTATATCCCAAGTGGCAGATGTATTCAGGCCATTGATTACAGCAAAAAAGATAATAATGGTAACGGAGAAAAAGTGCCGGATTCATTAAGGGCAAAATTTGAGACAGCCAATGGCAGGGTGGTTTATGATGGAAAGGGTATTAAACCTGATTTTACAGTTGAGATCGATGATCCCGCACCCATCAGCATTAGTCTGATCAGTAAAAATCTGATTTTTGATTATGCTACTAAATATTATTATTCGCATCCCGAAATTGCTCCTCCCGATGAATTTGAGTTAAGCGATGAAGAATATTCTGAATTTACCGAATGGCTCAGCGACAAAGATTACGGATATACTACCCAGGTAGAAAAAACAATTGAGGAATTGGTAGATGAGTCAAAGAAGGAGAAATATTTTGAGCACATTCAGACTGAAATCGAATCATTAAAGACTACCGTAGAAAACAGCAAAAGTTCGGACCTGACTTTATTTAAGGAAGAGGTAAAAGAATTGCTCGAACAGGAAATAGTTTCAAGATACTACTATCAAAAAGGCATGGTTCAGGCTTCCTTTGATTGGGATAAAGATGTGTTAAAAGCTTTGGAATTGTTTTCACAAATGCCATTGTACGCTTCAACACTAGAAGCCAGAAAATAG
- the rnpA gene encoding ribonuclease P protein component → MSTEPPNSSGADYSFPKHLRLKGKKEISELFSDGSFFYLGPFKVYYLIREREAALTRILISVPKSKFSKANKRNRIKRLIREAFRLNKEILFGANHDLNLMIDKFALVYLDRDLKSLEEIETKLKSVLERLNSILQKEHAKN, encoded by the coding sequence ATGTCAACTGAGCCTCCAAATTCTTCGGGGGCTGATTATAGCTTCCCGAAACATTTAAGATTAAAAGGGAAGAAAGAAATTTCGGAACTGTTTAGCGATGGTTCCTTTTTTTATTTAGGGCCATTCAAAGTCTATTATCTCATCAGAGAACGCGAAGCGGCCTTGACAAGGATTCTTATTTCCGTACCAAAATCAAAATTTTCCAAAGCCAATAAACGCAATAGGATTAAGCGACTAATTCGGGAAGCTTTCCGTTTAAATAAAGAAATTTTATTTGGAGCAAATCATGACTTAAATTTGATGATTGATAAATTCGCTCTGGTTTATTTAGATAGGGATCTAAAATCTTTAGAAGAAATTGAGACTAAACTAAAGTCAGTTTTGGAGCGTTTAAATTCTATCCTACAAAAAGAACATGCAAAGAACTAA